A stretch of Candidatus Vicinibacter affinis DNA encodes these proteins:
- a CDS encoding 2Fe-2S iron-sulfur cluster binding domain-containing protein, protein MAKIIFNFEDKSLPSKVVEVTAVDKSILELTEDYDIHLNHNCGGVCACSTCHIYIQQGDQFLEEISEKEEDFIDRAINPKLESRLACQCIILDDLATIEVEIPDQKRIIGHEH, encoded by the coding sequence ATGGCAAAAATAATTTTTAATTTCGAAGACAAAAGTTTACCCTCTAAAGTTGTGGAGGTTACTGCTGTAGATAAATCCATATTGGAACTAACAGAAGATTACGACATTCATCTCAACCATAATTGTGGTGGTGTTTGTGCCTGCTCGACTTGCCACATTTACATCCAGCAAGGCGATCAATTTCTGGAAGAAATCTCAGAGAAAGAAGAAGATTTTATTGATCGGGCCATTAATCCAAAACTGGAATCCAGATTGGCATGTCAATGCATCATCTTAGATGATTTGGCAACAATAGAGGTCGAAATTCCTGATCAAAAAAGGATTATTGGTCATGAGCATTAA
- the iscX gene encoding Fe-S cluster assembly protein IscX — protein MSFKEIENMPIYWSDHEDIAMALFERFGTEYSESKIYRIRFTELIEWVLEIPNFVGKREECTEAHLEQIQAKWVYEWRGNQKS, from the coding sequence ATGTCTTTTAAGGAAATAGAAAATATGCCAATTTATTGGTCAGATCATGAAGATATTGCGATGGCCTTGTTCGAACGTTTTGGTACAGAATATTCTGAAAGTAAAATTTACAGAATTAGATTTACTGAGTTGATTGAGTGGGTTCTTGAAATCCCAAATTTTGTCGGTAAAAGAGAAGAATGCACAGAAGCCCATCTAGAGCAAATTCAGGCGAAATGGGTGTATGAGTGGCGAGGCAATCAAAAATCTTGA